In Shewanella sp. MR-4, the genomic stretch ATTGACGGCTTGCTGGGCGGTTTAGCGTCTGTCACTTTTGGCGGCTTAGGTATTTTATTTTATCTGCATGGTATGTATGGTTTTGCTATTTTTTGTGGTTTGCTGGTTACAGCGATGCTGCCTTACATCATGCTTAATTTAGGCTTTCCGTTCGGGCGACGTTTTAAGGTGTTCATGGGCGATGCGGGGAGCATTTTTATCGGCTTTACTGTCATTTGGCTGCTGATTGTGGCCAGTCAGGGTGAGCGAGCTACCGCCATTCGCCCGGTTACCGCATTGTGGCTAATTGCTTTACCGCTGATGGATATGGTGTGCATCATGATCCGCCGTATTCGTAAAGGCCAATCGCCATTTAAACCCGACCGAGAGCATTTACACCATATTTGTCAACGTCTTGGATTAACCTCCCATATGTCACTTATGATGATTTGCACAGCTGCAGGGACTATGGCAGCCATTGGTATTTGGTCTGAGCTTGCTAAAATAGATGAAAATATTATGTTTTATGCATTTTTGGCTACTTTTGCTTGTTATTTTACGATAATGAATAACATTTGGCGTATTACTGCATTTTTGCGTAGAGACGTAAAGTTTTTTAAATCAATTTAATACGTTAGTGAAATTGTTAGATTTTTAGCTTTTAGGTGCTTATCCGGTGTCGATTCAACTGCTATAATCCAGTGTCATTTTTTTGAAATAAAATGTGATTAGTCTCATTTTGAACATGGTGTATTTGGCTTAAGGAAGAGAGTGATGGAATACCTCATACCGCTTTTAAGTGTTTTTTGTTTAACTTGTGTCGCTATCAAGATCTTAAATCCTATCGCACAGCGTGTTGGTTTAGTTGATTTGCCCAACGAGCGTAAGTTGCATGAAGGTGCAATCCCACTGATTGGTGGGGTTTCTATTTATTGTAGTGTCTTGCTAGTGTCGAGTGTTGTTTTGCCTGAAAGCCAAATCTTTAATTTATATCTCATTTCCGCTGCGTTAATCCTCTTTCTTGGTGTGCTTGATGATAAGTATGATTTATCTGTACGTGTGCGGATAGCAGCCCAAGTGATTACAGCCTCTATTTTGATTTTTGGGGCAGGGTTATACCTTACGACATTTGGGCATATTTTGTACTTTTTTGAGTTTAAACTCGGCTATGTTGGCATTTTTGTAACCACTGTTGCGGTGATAGGTGCTATTAACGCCTTTAATATGGTGGATGGTATTGATGGCTTAGCAGGGATGTTGAGTCTTGTTACCTTTTCGTCATTAGCTTTTTTGTTCTATTGGGCTGGTAATAGTTGGTTTGTACTTCCTTTACTATTCATTGGGGCAATAATAGGATACCTGCTGTTTAACTTGCGTTGGCCATTCGCATCTTTCGATAAGATTTTCATGGGTGATGCTGGCAGCATGTTGATTGGTTTAACGGTTGTTTGGTTATTGGTATTGGGCACGCAAGCTGATAGTAATCATATACAACAAGGACAAGTTTTCTCTCCTGTTACGGCATTGTACCTTATCGCGATCCCGTTAATGGATATGGCTGCGATTATGTACAGAAGAGTTAAAAAAGGTATGTCGCCATTTAAACCCGATCGTGATCATTTGCATCATATTTTTGAGCGCGCGGGTTATAATCGAAAGCAAACTTTGATCAGGATATCGCTTGCTTCACTTTTACTGGCAGTGATTGGTGTTGGCGCGGATTTGGCTCAAGTTCCCGACTCAATTATGTTTGTTAGTTTTTTAGCTATTTTTGCGGCTTACAATTGGGCGCTTGCTAATGTGTGGCAACTTTTGACTTGGTTTAGAAAAGAATAATTGTAAGACTATTTTTGCAAAAGCCAGCTAACTTAAGCTGGCTTTTTGTTTTAATTTGATTAGGGATTTCATATGTCTAGGAAGTATTTTGGTACCGATGGTGTGCGCGGCAAGGTAGGGACATTTCCTATTACTCCTGACTTTGCGATGAGGTTAGGTTGGGCGGCTGGGACGGTACTTGCATCTACTGGCACGAAAGAAGTGTTGATTGGTAAAGATACCCGAATTAGCGGTTATATGCTGGAATCCGCAATGGAAGCGGGTTTTTCTGCTGCTGGTGTAAATGTGGCTTTGATTGGCCCGATGCCAACGCCTGCTGTGGCGTATTTAGCTTCAACCTTTAGAGCTGACGCTGGCGTGGTGATCAGTGCTTCCCATAACCCTTTTTATGATAACGGTATTAAGTTTTTTTCAAACACAGGTACCAAGCTAAATGATGCACAAGAGCTTGAAATTGAAGCGCTGTTAGAACAAGCGCTGGAGCATAATGCGTTGCAATGTGTTGCTTCTGAAAAGCTAGGCAAAGTGCGCCGTATTGATGATGCTGCGGGTCGTTATATTGAGTTTTGTAAGGGAACCTTCCCTAATCATTTAAGCCTGGCGGGATTAAAGATTGTTGTCGATAGTGCTCATGGCGCTGCCTACCATATTGCACCGAACGTTTACCGTGAGTTAGGGGCTGAGGTGATCAGTATTAATGACAAACCCAACGGCGTGAACATTAACGATCATTGCGGTGCGACACATTTAGATAGCTTGCAATCTGCGGTGATGATCCACGAAGCGGATTTAGGTATTGCGCTCGATGGTGATGCCGACCGAGTGATGTTTGTTGACCATAATGGTCATGTGGTTGATGGCGATGAGATTTTGTTTATTTTGGCGCAAGCGGCTTATCAAAAAGGTGAGATGCAGGGCGGGGTAGTTGGCACGTTAATGTCAAACCTTGGTTTAGAACTGGCACTCAAAGGAATGGATATACCCTTTGTGCGAGCTAAAGTTGGTGACCGCTATGTTGTTGAACAACTCAAAGAAACAGGTTGGCAGTTGGGTGGTGAAGGTTCTGGCCATATTTTGAGTTTAAAACATGCTTCTACTGGGGATGGTATAGTGGCTTCTTTACAGGTACTTAAAGCCGTTCTAGAGTCAGGCAAACGTTTAGCTGAACTAAAAGCGGAGATGACTAAATTACCACAGGTGCTTATCAATGTACGTTTAACATCGGGTTGCGCAGATAGTATTTTAAGCAAAGACAGTGTTAAACAGGCAGTGATAGCCGCTGAAGAAGTATTAGGAAATCAAGGTCGTGTATTGCTACGAAAATCAGGAACAGAGCCTTTAATCCGAGTGATGGTGGAGTCAACGGATATTAGCTTGACTCAACAACAAGCTGAATATATCGCTCAGGCCGTTAAAGTGGCATAGGCGAGGAGATAGAATCTAGGGCGTTGCTTCGCAACTGTTAGGATGCAGCCAAAAGGGCTGCAGCTAGAGGTGTTGCAAGAAGTGCTGTTTTAGGCTCTAGTAGCACCTAGCACCTAGCACCTAGCACCTAGCACCTAGCACCTAGCACCTAGCACCTAGCACCTAGCACCTAGCACCTAGCACCTAGCACCTAAAAGCAAAGCGTTCTAGCAGGGCGCTAGCCTGTTCTACTTTCTGATATACTCCATTTCTTGTTGTTTTCTAAGCTGTGTTGTCTGGAAGAAATAATGCGAATTCTGGTTACAGGTGGTTCTGGGTTTATCGGTTCGGCTTTGGTGCGTCTGCTTATTCAAGCGACAAACTGTCATGTGCTCAATATTGATAAATTAACCTATGCTAGCCACCCCGATGCCTTAATTGGTATTAGCAATCATCCACGCTACCAATTTGCGAAGGCTGATATCTGTGATGGCGCGAGACTAGATATTCTATTTGAGCAATTTAAGCCCAATATAGTGATGCATCTCGCGCCGAAACTCATGTTGATCGTTCTATTGAAGGCCCTGCGGGATTTATCCAAAACAATATTTTGGGGACTTTCACTCTGTTAGAGGCGGCTCGTCGCTATTGGACACAACTGGATAGTTCGCAAAAAGTACAGTTTCGCTTCCATCATGTTTCAACCGATGAGGTTTTTGGCTCGCTCGCGGATACTGGATTGTTTAGTGAGACTTCAGCCTACGATCCCAGCTCTCCTTATTCAGCGAGTAAAGCTTCGGCGGATCACTTAGTTCGAGCTTGGCATCGAACCTATGGTTTACCGATAGTGATCACTAACTGCTCGAATAACT encodes the following:
- the wecA gene encoding UDP-N-acetylglucosamine--undecaprenyl-phosphate N-acetylglucosaminephosphotransferase, with the protein product MSANIAVLFTFLISFISLFVFRKVAQRIGLVDKPNERKHHTGQIPLVGGVSVFMTMMLVLWLIPTLLIEPVLYASCAFILVVIGAIDDRFDISFKLRLVVQALISLLMIVIGERSLYNLGYLMGSEAIYLPEPISILLTIFAVIGAINAFNMVDGIDGLLGGLASVTFGGLGILFYLHGMYGFAIFCGLLVTAMLPYIMLNLGFPFGRRFKVFMGDAGSIFIGFTVIWLLIVASQGERATAIRPVTALWLIALPLMDMVCIMIRRIRKGQSPFKPDREHLHHICQRLGLTSHMSLMMICTAAGTMAAIGIWSELAKIDENIMFYAFLATFACYFTIMNNIWRITAFLRRDVKFFKSI
- the wecA gene encoding UDP-N-acetylglucosamine--undecaprenyl-phosphate N-acetylglucosaminephosphotransferase, which encodes MEYLIPLLSVFCLTCVAIKILNPIAQRVGLVDLPNERKLHEGAIPLIGGVSIYCSVLLVSSVVLPESQIFNLYLISAALILFLGVLDDKYDLSVRVRIAAQVITASILIFGAGLYLTTFGHILYFFEFKLGYVGIFVTTVAVIGAINAFNMVDGIDGLAGMLSLVTFSSLAFLFYWAGNSWFVLPLLFIGAIIGYLLFNLRWPFASFDKIFMGDAGSMLIGLTVVWLLVLGTQADSNHIQQGQVFSPVTALYLIAIPLMDMAAIMYRRVKKGMSPFKPDRDHLHHIFERAGYNRKQTLIRISLASLLLAVIGVGADLAQVPDSIMFVSFLAIFAAYNWALANVWQLLTWFRKE
- the glmM gene encoding phosphoglucosamine mutase: MSRKYFGTDGVRGKVGTFPITPDFAMRLGWAAGTVLASTGTKEVLIGKDTRISGYMLESAMEAGFSAAGVNVALIGPMPTPAVAYLASTFRADAGVVISASHNPFYDNGIKFFSNTGTKLNDAQELEIEALLEQALEHNALQCVASEKLGKVRRIDDAAGRYIEFCKGTFPNHLSLAGLKIVVDSAHGAAYHIAPNVYRELGAEVISINDKPNGVNINDHCGATHLDSLQSAVMIHEADLGIALDGDADRVMFVDHNGHVVDGDEILFILAQAAYQKGEMQGGVVGTLMSNLGLELALKGMDIPFVRAKVGDRYVVEQLKETGWQLGGEGSGHILSLKHASTGDGIVASLQVLKAVLESGKRLAELKAEMTKLPQVLINVRLTSGCADSILSKDSVKQAVIAAEEVLGNQGRVLLRKSGTEPLIRVMVESTDISLTQQQAEYIAQAVKVA